Within Anaerolineae bacterium, the genomic segment GCCCAGGGAATACCCCACTAGGTGGACGCGCTTCAGGCAGCGGGCGTCCAGCCAGTCGGCCAGCCAGGAGACCCACGCAGCGTAACTTTGTCGGCCGGGGCGCAAGGGCGTCGCCCCGTGCCCCGGCAAATCGGGGGCGTGGGTGGGGCGTGAAGGGAAGCGCCGGCGGAGGGCGTCCCAGTCGGCGCCTCGCCCCAGAAAACCGTGCAGGAAGACGACCGGCGTCTCAAGGTTCACCAGGGGCACTCCCGTTTCGAGGTTGTCCGGCGGAAGGATTATATCGCTCCTTTGAGGCCCTGCGTGGATGGGAACAGGGGTACTGATGGTAAAATTGAGCCATGAGCAGCGAAAAACCGCGTGTGGTCTTCATGGGTTCGCCCCAGTTTGCCGTGCCCACCCTGCGGGCGTTGGCCGAGCATTACCCCGTGGTGGGGGTGGTCACTCAGCCGGACCGTCCTGCCGGTCGGGGAAGAAAGGTGACGCCTCCGCCGGTGAAGGTCGTTGCCCAGGAGTTGGGCCTGCCCGTGATGCAGCCGCGCCGCCTGCGCGCCCCTGAGGCCTTTGAGCAGTTGCAGGCCTGGGCGCCGGATATCATCGTGGTGGCCGCCTACGGGCAGATTTTGCGGCCCAATGTGCTGGCCCTGCCCCGGTACGGCTGCATCAATGTACACGCCTCGCTTCTTCCGCGCTGGCGGGGGGCTTCGCCCATCCAGCACGCCATTCTGGCAGGGGATCGGGAGACGGGGGTCACCATCATGCTCATGGACGAAGGGCTGGATACCGGCCCGATTCTCTCCCAACGGGCCATGCCCATTGAGCCCGAAGACACGGGGGCCACGCTGAGCGAGAAACTGGCCCGGTTGGGCGCGGCCCTGTTGCTGGAAACGCTGCCCGAATACCTCTCCGGCGCGTTGCAGCCCCGCCCTCAACCGGAGGAAGGCATCACCTATGCGCCTCTGCTGAAAAAAGAGGACGGGCGGTTGGATTTCCAGAAACCGGCGGAGGTTCTGGCCCGGCAGGTGCGCGCCTTTGACCCCTGGCCGGGGACCTTCGTCGCGCCCTGGCGCGGCGGAACGCTGAAGGTGCTCTGGGCTGAAGCGGTGCAGGAACCTTCGCCGGGCCCCGGCGTGCGGTTGGTGTGGCAGGGCTTCCCGGCGGTGGGCACCTCGCAGGGACTCCTGGTGTTGCGGCGGGTGCAGCCGGCGGGCAAGCGTCCCATGGCGGGCGATGCGTTCCTGCGCGGCGCGCGGGATTGGGTGCCCGGTGTCTTTGCCCCTGCGGAGTGATGCGTTCTTGGCTGCGTTGCTCCTGCGCGGGAGAAAACGAATTGGGCCAAGGGCTTTGCCCAGGACGGGTGACTTGAAACTTTTCTCGTCTTAGGGCATACTATCAGCAGAGAAGCCATGATGGGTTGGCTTGCAGGCTGTCCGGGGAGTGTGGGTTATGAGCACCGTTTCTTTGCGCGAATACTTGCGGCAGATTGACGATTTGATCGAGCGGGGGCATCTGGACGAGGCCGTGGCCCATTGCCGGTATATTTTGCAGCGTTTCCCCAAGGTGTTGGCCGTGTACCGCCTGTTGGGGAAGGCCTATCTGGAGGCGCAGCGTTACGATGAGGCGGCCGATCTCTTTCGCCGGGTTTTGGCGACCGTCCCTGACGATCTGGTCGCCCATGTGGCGATGAGCGCCATTGCCGAGACCAAAGGCGATTTGGACCTGGCCATTGCTCACATGGAGCAGGCTTTTGAGGCGGATCCCTCCAACGCGGCCGTTCAGGAAGAGTTGCGCCGCCTTTACGGCGCCCGGGATGGCGTGGAGCCGACGCGCATCCGCCTGACCCGAGGAGCCCTGGCCCGCATGTACTACCTGGGCCAGTTGTACCCTCAGGCGATTGCCGAGTTGCGCGCGGCGTTGAGTGAAGACCCCGATCGCCCCAGCCTGCAACTCTTGCTGGCCAAGGTCTATGCGGCGGCCGGCAAGTTCAACGAAGCGGCCCAAACCTGTTCCACGCTCTTGCGCAAGTTGCCCCACTGCCTGGAAGCCAACCGCTTGATGGCCGAGTTGCTGACCAAAGCCGGTCGTGCCGAAGAGGCCCGCACCTACCGGACCCGTGCCCAGGCCCTGGACCCCTATCTGGCTTATGTGGGCGAGCGCTGGCCTACCCCGGACGCGGTACCGGACGAGCAGGTGACGCTGGAGATGTTGGATTGGGTGCCCGAAATGGTTACCGAGGAGACCTCGTTGACCGCTCCCTTGTTCGCCGGTACCCTGACGGCGCTTGACCAGGAAGAGGAAAAGGTGCCGGATTGGGCGCGGGAGTTGGTGGAGGAGCACATCTCGCCAGAACGGGCTTTGCCAGAGGAAGGCAGCCCTGGGGAACCCCCCGCTGATGCGGAGAAAGGGGGAGCCGCTGCGGAGATTCCCGATTGGATGCGCGAGGCCGGTTGGGAGAGCCGGGAGGCCCCCCTGGAGGAGCCGCCAGCGGCAGAGGAAGCGGAGGAGGAACTGGCTCCGGCCGAGATCCCCGATTGGTTGCAGGAACTCAAACCCCCTGAAGCCGAGGCGGAGGAGGCTGGGTCGGATGAGGCATCGGTTGAACCGGAGTTGCCCTGGTTGCGCGAAGAGATGCCTGGGGCCTCCGAGACCGTGGTGACCTGGCTGGAGGAGCATACCAGGGATACGCCGGCAGAGGCGGAAACGCCTGCTCCTGAAGCCGACGAGGAACTTCCCGAGTGGTTGCGTGGTTTGGAGGAGCCAGGGGCGAGCGAACCCCAGGCGGCCGCATCAGCGCCGGAAGAAAGGGAAGGCGAGGTTGTGGAGGCCGCTGCTTCCCAGGTCGGGGAAGAAATGCCCGACTGGCTGCAGGATCTGGCTGCGGAAGAAGCGATGGTGGCCGGGCAGGGCGAGACAGGGCAGACGGCTCCCCGCCCAGCGGAAGAGCCTGCCACGCCCGAGTGGCTGCAAGAATTGGGGATGGTCGATGAAGGCCCGGCGGAAGCCGAAACCGAAGAGCCCAGCGCAGCGGAGGCCCTGGCCGAAGAAGTGGTGGAAGAAGCGGCGCCTGCCGAGGCGGAGGTGCCGGAATGGCTGCGGGCGTTGAGCGCGGAAG encodes:
- a CDS encoding methionyl-tRNA formyltransferase; protein product: MSSEKPRVVFMGSPQFAVPTLRALAEHYPVVGVVTQPDRPAGRGRKVTPPPVKVVAQELGLPVMQPRRLRAPEAFEQLQAWAPDIIVVAAYGQILRPNVLALPRYGCINVHASLLPRWRGASPIQHAILAGDRETGVTIMLMDEGLDTGPILSQRAMPIEPEDTGATLSEKLARLGAALLLETLPEYLSGALQPRPQPEEGITYAPLLKKEDGRLDFQKPAEVLARQVRAFDPWPGTFVAPWRGGTLKVLWAEAVQEPSPGPGVRLVWQGFPAVGTSQGLLVLRRVQPAGKRPMAGDAFLRGARDWVPGVFAPAE
- a CDS encoding tetratricopeptide repeat protein, translating into MSTVSLREYLRQIDDLIERGHLDEAVAHCRYILQRFPKVLAVYRLLGKAYLEAQRYDEAADLFRRVLATVPDDLVAHVAMSAIAETKGDLDLAIAHMEQAFEADPSNAAVQEELRRLYGARDGVEPTRIRLTRGALARMYYLGQLYPQAIAELRAALSEDPDRPSLQLLLAKVYAAAGKFNEAAQTCSTLLRKLPHCLEANRLMAELLTKAGRAEEARTYRTRAQALDPYLAYVGERWPTPDAVPDEQVTLEMLDWVPEMVTEETSLTAPLFAGTLTALDQEEEKVPDWARELVEEHISPERALPEEGSPGEPPADAEKGGAAAEIPDWMREAGWESREAPLEEPPAAEEAEEELAPAEIPDWLQELKPPEAEAEEAGSDEASVEPELPWLREEMPGASETVVTWLEEHTRDTPAEAETPAPEADEELPEWLRGLEEPGASEPQAAASAPEEREGEVVEAAASQVGEEMPDWLQDLAAEEAMVAGQGETGQTAPRPAEEPATPEWLQELGMVDEGPAEAETEEPSAAEALAEEVVEEAAPAEAEVPEWLRALSAE